In Massilia antarctica, the following are encoded in one genomic region:
- the ahpF gene encoding alkyl hydroperoxide reductase subunit F: MLDTTLKTQLQGYLQNLRAPIRLIATLDHSEKSAELRELLAEISSLSDKVSVDESGTDSRKPSFVIAREGETHGVRFAAIPLGHEFTSLVLALLWTGGHPPKVEPEVIEAIKALDEAIDFDVYMSLSCHNCPDVVQAATLMAVFNPRIRTVIIDGGLFPSEVETRQVMAVPMVFKNDTMFTSGHMTVEELVAKLDVNSAEREAKKLNHKSAFDMLIVGGGPAGAAAAVYAARKGIRVGVAAERFGGQVNDTMAIENYISVLETDGPTFAAALEAQVRHYEVDIMNLQRAERIVPAATPGGLVEVHMQNGGVLKARSVIVSTGARWRNVNVPGEAEYKNKGVAYCPHCDGPLFKGKRVAVIGGGNSGVEAAIDLAGIVQHVTLVEFADSLKADAVLVNKLKSLSNVTIHVNAQTTEITGDGQKVNGMAYKDRATGADHHVALEGVFVQIGLVPNTEFLKGTLELSKYGEIVVDAKCHTSLPGVFAAGDVTTVPYKQIVVAAGEGSKAALSAFDYLIRQPVVSNVANEEEVALAA, from the coding sequence ATGCTTGACACGACCCTCAAAACCCAGTTGCAAGGCTATTTGCAGAACCTGCGCGCGCCGATTCGTCTCATCGCAACGCTCGATCACAGCGAAAAAAGTGCCGAACTGCGTGAACTGCTGGCCGAGATCAGCAGCCTGTCCGATAAAGTCAGTGTCGACGAGTCGGGCACCGATAGCCGCAAGCCTTCGTTCGTGATCGCCCGCGAAGGCGAAACCCACGGCGTGCGCTTCGCCGCCATTCCGCTCGGCCATGAATTCACCTCCCTGGTGCTCGCCCTGCTGTGGACCGGCGGCCATCCGCCGAAAGTGGAACCCGAAGTGATCGAGGCCATCAAGGCGCTCGACGAAGCAATCGATTTCGACGTGTATATGTCCCTGTCCTGCCACAATTGCCCGGACGTGGTGCAGGCAGCGACCCTGATGGCGGTCTTCAATCCGAGGATCCGCACCGTGATCATCGATGGCGGCCTGTTCCCATCGGAAGTCGAAACGCGCCAGGTGATGGCGGTCCCGATGGTCTTCAAGAACGACACCATGTTTACCTCCGGTCATATGACCGTGGAAGAACTCGTCGCCAAGCTCGACGTGAATTCGGCTGAACGTGAAGCCAAGAAACTCAATCACAAGTCCGCCTTCGACATGCTGATCGTCGGCGGCGGCCCGGCCGGCGCGGCGGCAGCGGTGTACGCGGCACGCAAAGGCATCCGTGTCGGCGTGGCGGCGGAGCGCTTCGGCGGCCAGGTCAACGACACCATGGCCATCGAGAACTACATCTCGGTGCTGGAAACGGACGGCCCCACATTCGCCGCCGCCCTCGAAGCGCAGGTGCGGCACTATGAAGTCGACATCATGAACCTGCAGCGGGCCGAGCGCATCGTTCCCGCCGCCACCCCGGGCGGCCTGGTCGAGGTGCACATGCAAAACGGCGGCGTGCTCAAGGCCCGCAGCGTGATCGTCTCGACCGGCGCGCGCTGGCGCAACGTCAACGTGCCCGGCGAAGCCGAGTACAAGAACAAGGGCGTGGCCTACTGCCCGCACTGCGACGGCCCCTTGTTCAAAGGTAAGCGCGTGGCCGTGATTGGCGGCGGCAACTCCGGCGTGGAAGCGGCCATCGACCTGGCCGGCATCGTCCAGCACGTGACCCTGGTCGAGTTCGCCGATTCGCTGAAAGCCGATGCGGTCCTGGTCAACAAGCTCAAGAGCCTGTCGAACGTCACCATCCACGTCAATGCCCAGACCACCGAGATTACCGGTGACGGCCAGAAAGTGAACGGCATGGCTTACAAGGACCGTGCCACCGGAGCCGATCACCACGTGGCGCTGGAAGGCGTGTTCGTGCAGATCGGCCTGGTGCCGAATACCGAATTCCTGAAAGGGACTTTGGAACTGAGCAAGTACGGCGAGATCGTTGTCGATGCCAAATGCCACACCAGCCTGCCGGGTGTGTTTGCCGCCGGCGACGTGACCACGGTGCCGTACAAGCAGATCGTGGTCGCCGCGGGCGAAGGGTCGAAAGCCGCGCTCAGTGCGTTCGACTACCTGATTCGCCAACCGGTGGTGAGTAATGTTGCCAACGAAGAGGAAGTAGCGCTGGCGGCCTGA
- the ahpC gene encoding alkyl hydroperoxide reductase subunit C, whose translation MSLINTQIPVFKTQAFHNGKFVEVSNESMKGKWSVVIFMPAAFTFNCPTEVEDAAQNYAEFQKANAEVYIVTTDTHFSHKVWHETSPAVGQAKFPLVGDPTHTLTRAFGVHIEEEGLALRGTFIINPEGVIKTLEIHDNAIARDVKETLRKLKAAQFVAANPGQVCPAKWNEGAKTLTPSLDLVGKI comes from the coding sequence ATGTCGCTGATCAATACGCAAATTCCGGTTTTCAAAACCCAAGCTTTCCACAACGGTAAATTTGTTGAAGTCTCGAACGAGTCGATGAAGGGCAAGTGGTCGGTCGTCATTTTCATGCCTGCCGCATTCACCTTCAACTGCCCGACCGAAGTCGAAGATGCGGCCCAGAACTACGCCGAATTCCAGAAAGCCAACGCGGAAGTCTACATCGTCACCACCGACACCCACTTCTCGCACAAAGTCTGGCATGAAACCTCGCCTGCCGTCGGCCAGGCCAAGTTCCCGCTGGTTGGCGATCCGACCCACACCCTGACCCGCGCTTTCGGCGTGCACATCGAAGAAGAAGGCCTGGCACTGCGCGGCACCTTCATCATCAATCCGGAAGGCGTCATCAAGACCCTGGAAATCCATGACAACGCCATCGCCCGCGACGTCAAGGAAACCCTGCGCAAGCTCAAGGCTGCCCAGTTCGTCGCCGCCAACCCAGGCCAGGTATGCCCTGCCAAGTGGAACGAAGGCGCCAAGACCCTGACCCCATCCTTGGACCTGGTCGGCAAGATCTAA